A window of Bradyrhizobium diazoefficiens genomic DNA:
TGGACGCCATCTCGGTCGGGCCTCAAATCGATGACGCCGTCCGCCGCCCCTGCTTGCCGGGCAAGCGCGCGGTCGAGCCTGGTCCAGCGCTCTGCCGTCACCTCGGCTTCGAGACCTTGGCGGATTTCGAGCTCTGATCGTGGCCCGAGTTCTCGCGTGACGAGATCGCCGGCGCGCGCCCGCAAGCCATTCGCGATGTAGTCGCGGCTGATGACGAGGTCTTTTCCGTCGTCCGCGCGGCCGCGCACAAGGATATGGACGTGCGGGTGTTCGGTGTTCCAATGATCGATCGCAACCCAGTCGAGCCGGGTGCCGAGATCCCGGGAGGCCTGGTCCATGAGCTCACGGGTGAAGCTCCGAAGGCTCGACAGTTCGCCGCCGTCGTCCGGCGAGACGATGAACCGGAAATGATGCCGGTCATCTTCACAGCGCTCGGCGAAGGCACGACCATCTGCATCCTCTCCCGCAGCGTCAAAGAGCCTGCCCGGCTTCCCGTCGCGGGTGACCCCGTCGCGCTGGAGATAGCCAAGATGAGCGCGCAGCGCCCCTGGCGATCGCATCCGGCGCACGACCCGTGCTTTGACCATTGCACCACGAGCGCGGTTGTTGAGGAGCCGCAAGGCCGCAACGCTGGCCGCCCGCCCACGCCCGAACCTGGTACCACGACCTTGGCCGCGTGAAAGACCGCCGGCCTTCTGCGCGGATCTGAGTGCCTGCGCCAGGAAGGGCTTTGACCGCGGCGCGCGCGTTGAACGGATACGGCCAGGGCGGATGCGAAAGTCGTCGTTACCTGTCATCATTTACTCCGCAGAGTGCGGAAAGCCGAGCAGCGCGAGCAGCTTGATGAAATCGACAATGTGCGTTCGAAATTCTCAACGTTCGCTTCTTGCTTGAAATCGAACCAGAATCGCCCACAACCGACCGACCGCACCTTGCGGCTTTTATCCTGCCGTCCCCGTTCGCCTGATTCGTGTTCTCCCGGTCGCTGGTTCCCAGGGCCCAACTTCCACGCCAACAGACTCTCGGTACTCGCGGCGATCTGCGACAGAATGCAGTTCGGGTCATTGCGGTGGATGCTCCATTGGCGCCTGCCCGAACACGTCGGATGGTGGCCGATTGGTTGCGAAAGAGCCGCCGCGATTTGGCAGTTGACTTGCGAAGCCCCCGCTGTTTGCGAGCGTTTGCGATAGCGATACCCGAAGGGCCGAGACACCCGCAGGGTGGCTCGGTGAGGAGCGAGGCGACGAGTAGAGCGCGGGCCGAAGGCATCGCCCGTATGTCAGCACGTTATTAGCGCACTTCTCCGCGAACTCTTGCCTCGTGAGCGAGGGTCCTTCAGTAGCAAATCCGAAAGTGTTAGCGTCATGATCGTGTTGCAGCGCTTCGAATGCAAACCCGAATGTCCGTCACGGGGCGCCCGCGAACCTGGAAACTGACGATTGATGTCACGAGCTGCCCGATGTGCAGCCCGCCGGACGCCTACCCTCCCCGGTCGCCCAATCCGTGCTCTGTGCCGGCCGGGCTCATACCTGCGACGACGTTCGCCGGCACGCGATGCGATTGCCGTCATCGCGGCTGCACTTCGTCTGAACGATGCAAGAATAGGCCGGTCGCTCGAGGTGCAAGCATGGATGCAGGTGTGATAGGTAAGTCTCGTGACGAGCCGCGCGATTGTTGAACCGATGGCGATGAACCGTTAGCTGACGGGTTGCCGTTTCGTCCAACAAACATAGGTGCTGCTCGCCAATCGACGATCTGTCTGGTGATCGCGCTAACGTGCTCGCGCCGATCAAAGCCAAGCAAAGCTGCAAGCCGTCTGACATAGGCCAGCGTTTCCTCCGGAAGTGGTCGACCAGCCGCCAGATGCTCCTCATATCGCTTCGGACCTGCGTTGTAGGCTGCAAGAAAGCCTTCCGTGCCGAAGCGATCGAGCATCTCGCGAAGATACGCCGTGCCAGCCACGATGTTGTCGTGGGGGTCAAACGGGTCGATGCCCAGACCGTAGCGCGTGCTCAGTTCGACCCAGGTACGCGGCATGATCTGCATCAGTCCGAGCGCTCCGCGCGTCGATACAGCATGCACCTTTCCGCCGCTCTCGAGCTCGATTGTCTTCAGGATCCAATGCTCCGGAACCCCAAACCGACGCGACGCTTCGGTGACGACGCCTGCGTGTGGACTGACAGCAACGACACCCGGCAGGAGCGCAGCTTGTCCGCGCGATGCAGGCTCCGCTTTTCCGGTCAACGGCAATCCGAGCGTCAGTAGGCCGCCGAGACCGCAGGTCAGGATGACAGACAGCAACCTACGTGTGATCGCTAAGGAAAACGCACATCCACCCCGGCCTGGCGGCAGGCGAGGCCAGCAGGTCTGCGTGCTGACCTTTGGGAACGTGGCCGGAACGAGAGATTGGTATTGCAGGCGGGCGGATAACGGGATGGCGGGCCAATTGACAAAGCTGGCCATGTTCACTCCTCCCTGGTCCACACCGGCAGCGCCTGCCCAATGACCGCGGACCGCGCGATCGGCCCGAAATAGCGGCCATCGAGCGAATCGGCCGACTGCCAGTTCATGAGAAAGATTTCGCCTGGCGCAATGACAAGGCAGCCTTGCCAGGCTGGTAGCGGGCGGCCGCGGCCGTCGCGTTCACGCGCCTTGCCCATCTCGATGTTGTCGACAGAAATCGAGAGCCCACTCCTGCAGACAGTTTGCCCCGGGAGCGCCAGCACGCGCTTGAGCATCGGCACGCCGCTCGGCAAATAACCGTTGAAATCGAGAAAGCTCGCCAGCGGCTCGGGCGGGCGAACGGCCACAAGTTCAGTGATCCGCAATGGCCCGGCCTGTCGCAGACGATAGAGCCCGATCGGAACGCTTTCGGATGCGTTCCAGATGTAGGATGGTGTGATTTTTTCGCCCGATGACAGGG
This region includes:
- a CDS encoding lytic transglycosylase domain-containing protein, whose amino-acid sequence is MASFVNWPAIPLSARLQYQSLVPATFPKVSTQTCWPRLPPGRGGCAFSLAITRRLLSVILTCGLGGLLTLGLPLTGKAEPASRGQAALLPGVVAVSPHAGVVTEASRRFGVPEHWILKTIELESGGKVHAVSTRGALGLMQIMPRTWVELSTRYGLGIDPFDPHDNIVAGTAYLREMLDRFGTEGFLAAYNAGPKRYEEHLAAGRPLPEETLAYVRRLAALLGFDRREHVSAITRQIVDWRAAPMFVGRNGNPSANGSSPSVQQSRGSSRDLPITPASMLAPRATGLFLHRSDEVQPR
- a CDS encoding S26 family signal peptidase, which gives rise to MTRFTIMISMLGATALALSSGEKITPSYIWNASESVPIGLYRLRQAGPLRITELVAVRPPEPLASFLDFNGYLPSGVPMLKRVLALPGQTVCRSGLSISVDNIEMGKARERDGRGRPLPAWQGCLVIAPGEIFLMNWQSADSLDGRYFGPIARSAVIGQALPVWTREE